The genomic segment GATCAGACCATTTTCCATCCTCTAACCGCCTTTCGCTCTACCCTCTTCCTCTCTCAGACGCACTTCTCCCTCGGTCTAGACCACTACTTTGGCCCGGCCTCGGAATGAGACCCCAGTGAGCAGTTTCACCAACCGCTTGAGATTCAATACGATGGCCGTCAGAATGCTCTGAATGGTGTAACGGACCAGACCAAGGTAGCGGCACCTCCCCATCCCGTGATATCTCTTGCCCTCACCAAACTTGCGCTCGATCTTGTACCTCTCCTTCAAACCGGCCTGATATGGCTCAGTAACTTCCTTTTCCAACCACACCCTCTTGTTGAGGTCCTTCTTCCGAGTCCGATAACTGTTCAGCCGAATAGCGGAATGCAAACCGTTTTCAGCCAGGAAAACGTGATTGTCTGAGTCGTCGTAGCCCCC from the Chloroflexota bacterium genome contains:
- a CDS encoding transposase, which codes for MQIGGYDDSDNHVFLAENGLHSAIRLNSYRTRKKDLNKRVWLEKEVTEPYQAGLKERYKIERKFGEGKRYHGMGRCRYLGLVRYTIQSILTAIVLNLKRLVKLLTGVSFRGRAKVVV